Part of the Peromyscus maniculatus bairdii isolate BWxNUB_F1_BW_parent chromosome 23, HU_Pman_BW_mat_3.1, whole genome shotgun sequence genome is shown below.
aggaatggatggggagcaggaagagtagaggttgggggaaggactgagaggagaggatggaggggaaattttggttaggatgtaaaaacaaaaataaataaataaaaccaaatttattccaaaagagggagaatattgatggttatcatatttaaatttgagatactaaaagaatgtccctccaggaacattgccacttattctaactttataatgtgtttgcagttgtacagCAATTGCTGGGGATGAGTTTCTatctgctgtgaatgtgttgctccgagtgattgataaaacaaacaaacaaacaaacaaacaaacaaacaaacaaacaaaacgctggttggacagtagccaggaaaGAAGTAtggtataggcaggataagcagagaggagaatgctgggagtggaaggctgagtcaggagaagccaccgccaccatgagaagtaagatgtaaagtaccggtaagccacaagccacatggcaacttatagattaatagaaatgggttaatttaagatataagaactagatagcaagaagcctgccgcggccatacagtttataagtaatataagtctcttgtgtgtttacttgggtctgatctgctgaaggagctgggtggacacaggaaaactccaactacaagggataattaagtcatgttaggcataattttgagctggtctaatacataatggGTTCGTGTTGTACTTGGAGTAATTATATCTTGTTTAGGCAATATTaagacctggttattgttttacatttggaaattaatcatgacatcaaaagatataattgtgtgtcaagttgataagggAGCAATTGTGagtgctatttttgtttgtcaaatttattacatctgaaattcattaaaaccccaaaatggaggggcatgcctgtgaggtatttttgcttaatttgaagagagaagatccaCATGTAATCCTGATCTTTGCATTAGAAAGACATTCtgttaatctggatattgatgaggaaagaaacacctataactcagatgttttgaACCCCAAAAccccacttgtaatctcagccagaccttgtgctggaagcccatataatgaaatggaagaagggagttttTCTCTTTAgatgcttgctctcaccttgcaagcaagtccatgccttcactggcattggagccaacttccttggtattccagactatactgctgatgggctgagacatcaagcatagtggaTTGAGCAACTCCTGGATTCGAGGATTTTGCCATTATAGCCAGCCAATGCTCAATTAGCTGggccacagcctctaagtcattctaaaacatAGCCTTTTGtttatatagaaattcattctgttaccCCATTAAACCCTGAACAATGCACCAGACAGGTATAGaatttttagagtagtttgggtctGACAATAGCACTGAGTCCAATGGCTGGGAAATCCTTGTGCAGCTCAAGATTCCTGGAATTTACTGAGATACATCAAAGCCTGAGAGTTCAGGGTTTACAGGAGTGTGAATCCTCACCTGcctaaagaagagtctcagagtgaagtttcaaattgcattttattcataaaacattcattttactcaatgggggctttcaaaacagcagtccttatatataatgtataaccttagcaaactattaaaacaatgataagaatataagaaataacaaaaattaacaaaaccttaaaccaaaatgaagaaaaccaaaatccaaagcataaatatcccaacatataaacaaaaaaattaagcaaatttcaggatcaCTTGGAATTTCACTATGGGAGAGCAAATGATGTGAGGAACtgtcttattctctgcagtgaattatcttcagcaaaACTTGCACATGACATGGCGTCAGCTTCAACACTGCCGTAGAGAGAATCTTATGGTTTGGGTGTGGTCTGTTtggatggcagtgtgatgttaccacagtcttccttgtcagatttccatcacatatggagtcatcttgtcaaagcccttgataggaagctgacagaagaactcttgctcacccacgtgtcctcttcattttgttttgcccctcactggggctacgtgctgatggatgtcagggttcttagtaatttgtgttgtgtcctctgaATCTTAGACTATTTGtgatacaatcttttctctgggaatagtgagccacagatgtggatcagattgtggctggattgcctgatggtaggttgatatttgtCTCACTcgtgagttcacagctgaaaagaggtggcattttctgaggaggctgtGAACCTGGGGTTTAGAATATCAGgccttcaaggtgtctctggcttcttccagccttctcagttttctgaagaggtgctgttagggaaaaccagcaaagaaaatattcagaatcagttttgctgtgccactgtcaaaaaaaatcagggcctatttatccttagtaaacaaaagttaaggaagaaaacaaaccccATGAATACCCTGGCTGCTGGTgatggggctcaatggtggcttacttgcctggaacatagtgtttctgcaccagcagctccttctgcaggaggctctcttcctgggctgtggtctgctccagttcctgctggaggttttcaaacctaggggaggaaggcagctggggcacaagcctggtggggacatgccatgtcagcttttgagcctccaccagctctactcagctagacaattGAGCATTACCTTTcacctgagttcattccttgcTTCACCAAGGGAAAAGGGTCACAGAGCAcatgggcaggatttttttctcagcttttaaaaactgctaaaaGTTGAACTGGTAAGTACAtactgtgctggattagaaaaaaaaaacagcatatttctccaacagtccaaagacatcattttggagaaatatcattaTGTTAAAGTCTTAGACACAGTTCAGGAAAGATATCCGtggccttgattagataccaggtgaatgtgaacctcctggaaaactctatgcctgccctctagtggagcctacacagcaatgcaaagAAGGCTCTGGTTGTTCCTACAGCTGAGAACCCTGCATGGGATTAACTTGtcagctcctactctgtttatgaccaagagtaaatcttctcatgagaaactgataaacactgcagagagcctgcaatcagcaggagtgtgctTTATGCAAATTTGCAAAAGGTGGACACTTCTCTCTaaacgtgatgttcctgatggaaaagatgcaggggaCACACTTTTCTTCATGATCAATGATCCTCCTTTCCACGTTTCTGGCTGCTATgggaatatttgtggggagatctaatctaagagatgagatactAGAGCATACAAGAgttctcagaaaggaagaaggggacacagtccccataagaccaaggagagagcatattgcttcctgttgactgagccagcaatGACACTGTGATGGTTTCTTTCCCTGCCCgtggctggcagctttgccaattgacaaaCTCAAAGAGGATGGAGATCCAGGTACAATGGACCCACTtggatccccctgcttctggaagcctgggctcctacctcatctgggacacagtgaagtgatgctgcagctttactgccaagtccctttgccgggtgaacagctccttctgcttcagcagggagtgaagattttcctcaagactttgatgttcctgttcattagaagattgtgtttttaggTGAGGTTGTCCtaaccatgtacataaacatgcattctctctctctgtctctctgtctctctctctctgtctctctctctctctctctctctctctctctctctctctctgtctctctctctctctttctctttctctctagcacacacatgtacatggatgcacacatacaagcacactacattccATCCACACTTAGTTTTCCAGATAACTCTTATGtaagaagagatcacctgggatactatggagaacaaagttacctttcattaacctacaccctctctacccatattcctgcctggagacaggaaacacaggatgctctgagcacagggatgtggagaatATTGTGTGCTTTTACTAGgttttgataatttttcagtttatttttagtttatatgtgcagatgtatagcctgcttgtgtgtctgtataacatgtgcatgcctggtgacctgggagaagaactcagtgggtAGATAAGTCAatgaagtgcttgccttgaaaacctgtacacagacaggtgaacaccagggttcctggatctgtaatctaagctctattagcaagttccccagtctgtgcattgaaggcttagttccccagcacaggaccactggatggcagtggaccagccccttgctctcactcagtgcttcccagggcctccaaggagggcagcttcctcctaaagaagctctctatACAACAGGTTGCCTCCatttaggcccaaaggaatgagctcagaaaactagaaaatctctacaatccggagtctatattaacctttcctccaagtaagttgattgtgtcagggatttctttgagtaacagaagttTGACTAACTCACGGCCAAATGACTGCATATATTATTCTATACTTCACAATATCCCATGGATCACATTGTATGTTTGTACTCATTAATGATGGGTATCTGAAGAGTTTCTAGTTGGgctgttctgatgagtcctgctgaatccctgttgtcccctattctctgtggacaccactttccattctggaatcaatgctccACCTGAAGTCtgcagttccactttctgaataattgcacATACCTTCTCAtagggctgcaccattttacactactagcaatgtctgagagttctcatttctcccaactctccatcaggcTGAATTTAACTCAttatgaagaagtttggaataaaagcattttctgagtgctgcagacacaacatggagtgtgTACTTGAGAGTATGATGAGCCTAAGCGGTACCCTAAGACAACCtcatctcacacctcagcatagctgtgggacttctgctgggctgggatgcagccacaagcacctctgcagttcagaatttctctgagaatCAAGTCCAGGCCAGTTCCAAGGgcaaggttagctgaaccaaaGTTAGGCAAAGGTGAATGGAAAATGGCAGCAGGTGATGAGGcgaagaacaaaacaggatgcagggaagtcatcagtcaccagcctcctttcacccagagcagagagggacacaaaccctcaggcagcctttcctgcctctcagtagcctctcTCACACCTTCATGgaccccattactttgtttttctccagaggatttctttgcagataaataattctgcctctacaaatacctgaagAACTTTTAGCTTGCATCAGTTATGTGGCTTTTGgttgtagttagctgtgtggacatgcagaaggaTGGGCAACAACAGCTGTTCTTTGATGgaggcaaagtggtactaaccagattaggcacagtactttctcattgaaatccatctccatcattcttaaagatgttccattgttccgTGAGAGAGTGAACATACCCACAGactcaaacacacattctcattcctCAAAGATACacataaaagcaacaacaacaacaacaacaacaacacacatacacacacacacacactcacacacacctttcttgaatccagaaaggcaaggtacaagactagaatgttgcagcaccttttATACTCCAGGgggaggtagtgggtcctccctgcagtctacaagcctcttagaccCAGCCAAGCTCTTCTGTcctggcctgaacttatttccCTTTCCAGGGAAGTTCTTAACACCAGACTCACTGATCGTACAGataagtaacaacctctgcacaactgagttggacCACACAAAACCAAGCGCTGGGGGAAGAGGGTCAGACATGAAGCCTCCCGATAGATTTAAGTtgacccatcatagtctcctcactaaacttaccccgactcctccacagaagacattgacagcaccagagactagaagtcacccattgtcattacccaacaacttttgaccagattacagtgcacattatatgaaaacagccccaggccAGTCAGTGGAAAGCTACTTAGGTCATCTAGAGCACTTTTCTAAAACGCAGCACTCTATACAACTATGAGTTGGACTCTGTCCTAAGAGTGAGCTTCAAAATATCAGGTTACATGTTGTGAAGCCAGTAGACAAAACAGACCTTTCCTGGGAAGTTACCTCTACACTGTGAAAGTAAAGaagtctacttttttatttttaaagtagctccattgtttgatttttgttatttattttaagatgcattaattccaaagtaataaacatgtttaaaaatgaagagaaaccaacaaatcagttctctttctgaacAAAGGAACCATTTAGAaatgaaatgagacagaaaaagacaggatgctctactgtgaggagacaggagatccaaagatctgtggctatccagcttagccagaacagaaattttcaggttcagtaagagactcggGCTGGAGGGAATaggggagaaagcaacagaggacactcgatgtcatcatcagaccttccAAAACAACCACAGATGTATATACACCCTCAGAcagacatactcacacacagacaaacacccctccaatcatcagtgatcagaatgcagtgaggaggacatcacactGGATGAGGATGACATTGCCAGTTGGTTTTagactcctcacactagctgttatAAGAAAGTCCCACAATTCTGTATCATTTTGGACTAAAAATGCCTGGGGAAGCATGCTGTGTctctgcaggctatgttgatgcagttggctcaaatCTGTCACCCTGACCCCCACCTGTCATAAGCccttgccacatccctggtcatccagtgagcttctgaatgtaagatccaggatgggagaactggccaatgcCACTCACAACAAACAGTACTGACAAGCTGTTAATttagtttctgttactgtgaaccaagagcttgtccaggtaaagagaacaccatggcagtctgggaacaagagggtaaaatgcCATATGGCACCCAAAAAGATGTCTATGAGCCCCGGTCATTTCGCTTTTTCCGGGGGTGttcctccttccatcctgtgtCTGCTCTGATCACACATGACCCCTGCAAAAGCAAATGAGACCTAGACCCTTGACCTGACTCACTCAGATTTCTGTGGCTACCATTATAGCATGGCTCCTCCCATACTGACATACAGGTGAGTGGTATGTGATTGACCCGTCTCCCTCAATGGGCTGCGGCTTCCAGCCAAGCAGTAGGGTTTGCTTGCCTAAGAGGCTAactcccagaaagacttgtgaatgatcacagaagtgaactatTGGATAGGATGGGTCAGGTGGATAAGTGATTAGATggttacatgagtgtgtgtatgtgtgtgtatggtcagacAGGTGGCCAGGTGAGCCCTGGTGCTTCAACCcacctgcagctgccttgtccagaggtcatagatcttctcatgggcctcttcacagagcctctttgcctcctcacaggactcttgtagtaaaatctgctccccctgcagctttttcttgtcctctagcaagattctcactttttccttcagctgagtctgttcactcaggtgctgactgtagagggtgctgaaatatcacaagaaatgatGTGCTCCGTTTCCATCTGGCACTCCTGCCTCCcaataccatgattcctgcaaggtcccatgtccccatccccaaaagccctgggctggagccctCATTATCCATGCCAGAATCACTCAGGTGCAGGCAAcagccagagaatagccaaattccagaaagatttacactACTTCTGAAGACCCGACAGCAAAAGGGATCCATGTACCTCTGAAGACTGGATCTGCTACCTCACGAACACACACCCTGGTGTttaactgttcacagtattgggaaaacatgagcaggtagagggaaaccTTGCTCTGATGGAGACAGAAGATGCATCAGGAATACTTTCCTTCCATGTGTCccatagaaaccagctctgtaagctcctgccagagccacagaaaccattcatggtgcaaactatgttttctgtctagaagttccagaagctgacagGCAAAAGTTGGGAGGGCCTCTTAGACTCTTAacacttaggagaactcagtctaggaggcacaagtccaagagtgataaggcaggctgcttgctaagatgtaaacagactagaaccacagccctcactttggtttaaaggtggagaagggaagaagatgctgtgggatgtctttctgtaagccatgaatgtgtattgctcccattggttaataaataagctgctttggcctatggcaaggcaggaaggagctaggcatgaaagtccaggagagacagagaagaaaggcagaggtggaagaaatgccagctgccacccaaggggtaacatgccagcagcctggcattcagcagccatgtgggaaaacacagatgaatagaattgggttaacttaagatgatagagctagctagcctgaAACTAAGCCATTGGCCATATATTTTGTAAGTAAtgtgagcttctgtgtgtttatatgggaCCATTTtgctgcaggaggcaggtgggacagattcctcctggcAGCgtggtcaggcaggactggagaaacttcagacaacaagaagcagtccttagcaagttctggagtccacccaagtcaggcactcaccagtagattttggtcttctcactcagctctgtgcacttgtacaaggcctcactaatttccttgggtaatttcttcacatctgacaTATCCTTTTTATactctgtgttctgcatctcattctccgaattcagcctgtggtagggcatagcCCCATGAGCAAAGAACCCTGTGAACACAGGCCTCAGGGACCCCATGAATTAAGGTTGTATTTTGCACTACCCTAGCctactggatgtcacaccctgaatcctatgtactgggaactcctgatgtgcattagacttgctaccctgccccagggccaggaaaggctgggtgtcaacagggaaggagacagggctacatgagctccctcagtaggccTGGAGAGGTAGACTAGCTCTCTTAGAAGGTCCACCAGTGTGGGCCTACCTGAAATCTGTGATGACATTTCCACTGTTGTgagaacagaaatgctttgtccttacAAGGATAACCAGAACTTATCATCAGTATTGTCATGCATGAGGCACTCTATGAGGATGGCTTTATAAACTCCCAAGGGGATTCCAGTGAGGCACCAGAGTgagcacaaagactgagaacagtGATGCTCAAAGTGGAGCTCTGTGGTCTCAGCTCTTATATCACCTGAATCCTTTGAAACAGACAAATTCTCAGGCCTACTATCAATCTCCAACTCACAAGAtctgaagggacacacacacacaaacacacacacaaacacacacacaaacacacacacaaatacacacacacacacacacacacacacacacacacacactgtaatggagcctctcagagacagcacagaacacactgagacaccaaatcctcagcacaaagagatgcatttccccagcagggcaagcatggcattgggagcctgcctctggatCACACAAAGGCAGACAACATGCAGCAGGCTTTTTTCAGCAGtgggattttaaatagaaaggttaagtctgtgctagggtgagttgctgAGATCTGATTGGACAGGTTGGCAAGTCTAGGCgggtaatgaattttgattgttgaacTTTGGTGTtcagtttcaagaatgagtcagtgtgcacaaaagggaatgaacttTGGGGACTCAATTtaagaatgtaatctaatggtttatcaagggaAAGGGAAGTGAAAAGGCCAAAACCTGACACTGCCATGTTTGCGATGTTTGGGCCCCTTAGCGggcaattcacatgcacacaaacccacacagagttaggatgtcagagaaatgcaggtGGGTGGCATTGTCTCCCAGTacaaggaacaagaccagagaggagcaagGATGGACACCAGGCcttccagacacacacagatggaccAAGTAGGACCACAAGGCCCTTCAAGCTGCTCTCAgagcaacaagcaaaaataaataccttgtcagatacagagactcaggttaaactcagagcacccagcatctacaagccaacacctgtcaaggcctcttgaaatgcatgttgtgatcttacaccctactgcccctctctgtggattgtgattcaggccacaggctctggttttcataaggaggaatcagaacagcctgtgtcccatctcactcctacaggctttagttctgcctctcagatgcatttAGGAAAATATGCTTGTGCAGGTCACCCTGCAGGTGCAGCTTCCAGTGAcccaaggactgctggaattgacacagtagggtcaagacattcaccagagaacagggcatgatgaatacctgttgttcaactgattgttgtaatgggccaggaattcacgcagttcattcctgtcattggtcatcatctgtagctgaagtttcagtttttccacctggttcagctgctgctcttgctcagtgaggaagaagggtgtggatgatgacTTCCTAGCAgcccctgtaggtacataaacacaagtgaATTTCTACACATGAATGCCATAAGCCAAGGAGATCATGTGGTGTCCCAAGACaaggcctgaggaagaggaagtgcatggaacccagtgaagcTCTCAAAGATTAGAGCAGCTCTCCTTAAGCTGGGcctcataagccatgtgtctgtctcccatccccatggctagatatatgcctcagccCCTACTGCAGCCCCCCTGGCCCTGAAAGATATAAGCAAGGCCAGCCAcgttggtttggaattgtcatCTCATACCTGATGTGATGCTAGGAAGTCCAGGAGTCCCTAGTGCttttcacctcccagccctgataaCCTGTGTCTATAACTAAAAGGAACTGAATGCCTCAGActtgggtacatggatggaaactTTCCCTTCTTGGTATTTACATCAGAAATAAAGTGCAACAACATCCCATTCTGATACATTAGTGGTTCTCGGCCTCCTGTTGGCATTCTTTGCcactcagaatgaactgaaggaggttcctgcacagcagctgcagccttgaccatccctggccctctgccaactaaccatcagaaatcctccaccttggatctgctctttaggaacccggataagcagcataggcccattgcttcagaTTATCACAGCTTCTGAACCCCATACTAGAAGGTCCAGTTCTAGCCTCACCTCCTTAGTAAGTTAGGGCTCTCTCTGCCAATCAGTGTGCTCGGTCTTGCCATCATGTCAGTTGGTGAATTTTTAAGCAATTATTGAATGCCTCAAGGGCAGATGGGTTTGCCATGACTCTGGTGATTTCATAGAAGATGCCAAGGGCTCTCCAGAATACAATTGAATTTCTAGAGAATGGATAGTTAGGGCCACTGCCAATGGTCatcacctatctgataacaaACTCTTCCCCAATTCACCAATAGCCAAGatgccctttccaggagcctttcctgagacacaggggaaggccttctgcacctcctccttccaatctTGAGATTtctctgattcattagaatctagttcattctaatttaGTAGTTCATTATGTGTGGAGAGCAAGACTCATTTTTCAAACACCGCCCAGGAATGGCTCTTCTCCTGATGATTGCCAGCTAATATGATGAGAAAataaggatgctaagaaattagctaaggacaatggggaaggaagatcagttccatGAGGTGAACAAGTACATTAGAGAAAATCCACTGGGCTGTTACATATATGGGGGtggtggaggattatgtgggtcctgtcaaAAAAATAATATGTCACATAGGTAATAATGAAACTTTTGCTAAATGCTGCAGCagaatacattccagccatcatgatgttagcaaaaCTGTTATCAACTACTGATAGgtatgactgaaaatacctaaggACTGGGCATCCCCAGCTGAGCCCTCAGTCatcaagaacaaatacttacaaaaagattgatgtcccagtcctgtactcaaggtagaggaaagaggactggctagtgagagggcaggaatgaaaatattcaactctgggtctgctcttgaagaactcagaggaccaggatagacCCAtttcttctcagaaactctcccctcctgagccccactcctggaagcTGAAGCTTTCCTCCTTCTGGAAGCTCCCCATCCCTTGCCCAAGACTCACTGCattttccccagaaccatttgtttcttgatgtgtgacatggagactggaagccatcttccttctgcctccctctgatctccctgtgctcgccatcctttctcccaagaatcctgttcagtctagtcagaatatctgtaggtgaaacacgagACTCTGCaccaatgccccaatgacagttggtgttgccacaacactggtgacatcacatggaatgccagggctctccaggagacagtagaatgtccatgtgctgatgtcacatgaTCTAGCTATTTCATCCTTGCTAcatacctcacccaaaagtgacttgaaaccaaggtgccatttCCATGAGCCTCTGTGgtcacaatggaagcctttaggtagatcctccttccaaagtcagaaagctagctttctgcttcattagaaactttatctaagtgaagttgcatttcatatattttccttcttcccaaaatattctttaatattCCCATTCTGAAAACCTTTATCTTAAATcccatataaactttatttgtattcaaatctCATAACTTGTTTAAGCTTTAATGTTCCATATTTTTAGAACTTTAACTACTACCCCAGGTCCAATACAGAATACATTCAATCTCTCAAGACATACTTAAGCCTTTAagtttttata
Proteins encoded:
- the LOC143270646 gene encoding disks large homolog 5-like, which gives rise to MMTNDRNELREFLAHYNNQLNNRLNSENEMQNTEYKKDMSDVKKLPKEISEALYKCTELSEKTKIYCTLYSQHLSEQTQLKEKVRILLEDKKKLQGEQILLQESCEEAKRLCEEAHEKIYDLWTRQLQEHQSLEENLHSLLKQKELFTRQRDLAVKLQHHFTVSQMRFENLQQELEQTTAQEESLLQKELLVQKHYVPAPLQKTEKAGRSQRHLEGLIF